In Aliarcobacter faecis, a genomic segment contains:
- a CDS encoding hydrolase — protein sequence MRIRLEDSLFCLVDVQERLFPHIGNKEELERTLPILVRGMKVLNVPIIVNEQYKKGIGETIPVLKELVEEYTAYEKTTFSGCQTPEILTALKNSGKKNIIVAGIETHVCVLQTCIDLLENDFNVILVTNCSGSRSKLDHKMAIKRLVQAGVVPTTYESILFELTVDAKNPNFKAISSLIK from the coding sequence ATGAGAATAAGATTAGAAGATTCACTGTTTTGTTTGGTTGATGTACAAGAGAGACTTTTCCCACATATTGGAAATAAAGAGGAACTAGAGAGAACTCTTCCTATTTTGGTACGTGGAATGAAAGTTTTAAATGTACCAATTATTGTAAATGAGCAGTATAAAAAAGGAATAGGAGAGACAATTCCTGTTTTAAAAGAGTTAGTAGAAGAATATACGGCTTATGAAAAAACTACATTTTCAGGTTGTCAAACACCAGAAATTTTAACTGCTTTAAAAAATAGTGGTAAAAAAAATATAATAGTTGCTGGTATTGAAACTCATGTTTGTGTACTTCAAACTTGTATTGATTTACTTGAAAATGATTTTAATGTAATTTTGGTTACAAATTGTAGTGGAAGTAGAAGTAAATTAGACCATAAAATGGCTATAAAAAGATTAGTTCAAGCAGGAGTTGTACCAACAACTTATGAGTCAATTTTATTTGAACTTACAGTTGATGCAAAAAATCCAAACTTCAAAGCTATTTCTAGTTTAATTAAATAA
- the hemC gene encoding hydroxymethylbilane synthase — MEKLVIATRRSQLALWQSEYIKAELLKHYPSMQIELQEFVTKGDKILDVPLAKIGGKGLFTKELEVAMIEGTAHLAVHSLKDVPTQFEDGLTLAAVSKRFNPQDAILSNLYKSLDELPKGAVVGTTSLRRRMAIKMLRPDIELKDLRGNINTRIAKLNAGEYDAIILAATGIEKLNLQNEVKYFSPISTDIMIPSMGQATLGIETTTDPKIIEIVKVLNDKNAEIESKIERGFVDTLQGGCQVPIGVKATILDENSVKISAIVGLPDGTEYIKDEKIVDINSFEIAGKDFANEFISKGAKELLARAEAMAFK; from the coding sequence ATGGAAAAACTTGTAATTGCCACAAGAAGAAGCCAACTAGCTCTTTGGCAAAGTGAGTATATAAAAGCTGAACTTTTAAAACACTACCCATCTATGCAAATAGAGTTACAAGAGTTTGTAACAAAAGGGGATAAAATCTTAGATGTTCCATTAGCAAAAATTGGAGGAAAAGGACTTTTTACAAAAGAACTTGAAGTTGCTATGATTGAAGGAACTGCTCATTTAGCAGTTCATTCACTAAAAGATGTGCCTACACAATTTGAAGATGGTTTAACTTTAGCTGCTGTTTCAAAAAGATTTAATCCACAAGATGCAATTTTAAGTAATCTTTATAAAAGCCTTGATGAACTTCCAAAAGGTGCAGTTGTTGGGACTACAAGTCTAAGAAGAAGAATGGCTATAAAAATGTTAAGACCAGATATTGAGCTTAAAGATTTAAGAGGAAATATTAATACAAGAATTGCAAAATTAAATGCCGGTGAGTATGATGCAATAATTTTAGCAGCTACAGGAATAGAGAAATTAAATCTTCAAAATGAGGTTAAATATTTTTCACCAATTTCAACAGATATTATGATTCCATCTATGGGGCAAGCAACTTTAGGAATAGAGACAACAACAGACCCAAAAATTATAGAAATAGTAAAAGTTTTAAATGATAAGAATGCTGAAATTGAGTCAAAAATTGAACGAGGTTTTGTAGATACTCTTCAAGGTGGTTGTCAAGTTCCAATAGGTGTAAAAGCTACAATTTTAGATGAAAATAGTGTAAAGATATCTGCAATTGTTGGACTTCCAGATGGAACAGAGTATATAAAAGATGAAAAAATAGTAGATATAAACTCTTTTGAAATAGCTGGAAAAGATTTCGCAAATGAGTTTATAAGTAAAGGTGCAAAAGAGCTTTTAGCTAGAGCTGAAGCTATGGCTTTCAAATAA
- the prpF gene encoding 2-methylaconitate cis-trans isomerase PrpF has product MSSYKPQIRVKATYMRGGTSKGTFFNIADLPKEAQEDKVKRDKLLQRIVGSPDIYKQQMDGMGGATSSTSKAILVGKSTVPNHDVDYYFGQVAIDKDFMDWSGNCGNLSSAVGPFAIHEGLVDNVPQNGVCCVRIWQANIKKTILCYVTMVDGKVKEMGDYYIDGVAFPAEEILLEFAEPVDPSEELFPTGNLVDDLEVPGIGTFKATMITAGIPTVFLNATDIGYIGTELQSDINSDAEALARFETIRSYAALKMGLISDLKEAETRQHTPKIAFVAPKSDFTTSSGKEVKASEIDLHVRALSMQKLHHAMMGTASVAIGVAACIEGTLVNLAAGGGEKSAVEFGHPSGTLKVGAVIKKENGKYIVDKATMSRSARIIMKGEVYAPAEILG; this is encoded by the coding sequence ATGAGTAGTTACAAACCACAAATAAGAGTAAAAGCAACATATATGAGAGGTGGAACTTCTAAAGGAACATTTTTTAATATTGCAGACCTTCCAAAAGAAGCACAAGAAGATAAAGTAAAAAGAGACAAACTTCTTCAAAGAATAGTAGGAAGCCCTGATATTTATAAACAACAAATGGATGGTATGGGAGGAGCGACTTCTAGTACATCAAAAGCTATTTTAGTTGGGAAATCAACAGTTCCTAATCACGATGTAGATTACTATTTTGGACAAGTTGCAATAGATAAAGATTTTATGGATTGGAGTGGAAATTGTGGAAATTTAAGTTCTGCTGTTGGACCTTTTGCAATTCATGAAGGATTAGTTGATAATGTACCACAAAATGGTGTTTGTTGTGTAAGAATTTGGCAAGCAAATATCAAAAAAACTATCCTTTGCTATGTAACAATGGTAGACGGAAAAGTAAAAGAGATGGGAGATTATTATATCGATGGTGTTGCCTTTCCAGCTGAAGAGATTTTATTAGAATTTGCAGAACCAGTTGATCCAAGTGAAGAACTATTTCCTACTGGAAACTTAGTAGATGATTTAGAAGTTCCAGGAATAGGAACATTCAAAGCTACTATGATAACAGCAGGTATTCCAACAGTATTTTTAAATGCTACTGATATAGGTTACATTGGAACAGAGCTTCAATCTGATATAAATAGTGATGCAGAGGCACTTGCAAGATTTGAAACTATAAGAAGTTATGCAGCACTTAAAATGGGATTAATTTCCGATTTAAAAGAAGCAGAAACTAGACAACACACTCCAAAAATAGCTTTTGTTGCTCCAAAATCAGACTTTACAACTTCAAGTGGGAAAGAGGTAAAAGCTTCAGAAATTGATTTACATGTAAGAGCATTATCTATGCAAAAACTACATCATGCGATGATGGGTACAGCTTCAGTTGCTATTGGTGTTGCTGCTTGTATTGAAGGAACTTTGGTAAATTTAGCTGCTGGTGGGGGAGAAAAATCTGCTGTTGAATTTGGACATCCATCTGGAACTTTAAAAGTTGGAGCAGTTATTAAAAAAGAGAACGGAAAATATATTGTAGATAAAGCTACTATGAGTAGAAGTGCAAGAATTATTATGAAAGGTGAAGTATATGCACCTGCTGAGATTTTAGGATAA